The Toxorhynchites rutilus septentrionalis strain SRP chromosome 3, ASM2978413v1, whole genome shotgun sequence genome includes a region encoding these proteins:
- the LOC129776200 gene encoding probable cytochrome P450 6a13, producing the protein MLLYLTIIATILAILWVRKRYSYWKDRGVAYVTPTFPSGNLGGMGRNEHISTLMERCYRKLKGNGPFGGIFFYTNPVAIALDIDFVKNVLVKDFQYFHDRSFYHNEKDDPLSGHLFAMEGTKWKNLRAKLTPTFTSGKMKMMFPTITAVAEEFKKILTQEVTNGSEIEIKEIIARFTTDVIGSCAFGLECNSLHDPEAQFRKMGRKFFEPEFFKVFKNTIAQQFHTVARALHVTTIDADVSKFFLSAVKDTVEHRERHKIERNDFMNLLIKLKNMEPLDEGCTNNSGTLTLEEISAQAFVFFLAGFETSSTAMSYCLYELALNQELQEKARKDVFESLRKHGAMTYEAVQDMHYVDNCISESLRKYPPVSELTRSISKDYKVPNTNMVLQKGLTMIVPVYGIHHDPEHYPNPEKYDPDRFSPEEVAKRNPYCFLPFGEGPRVCIGTRFGQMQARVGMAYMLNNFRFTLSDKTPIPLKISSSGIVLTSEGGLWLHVEKL; encoded by the exons ATGTTACTATATCTAACAATAATTGCAACAATTCTGGCTATATTATGGGTTCGTAAACGGTACTCTTACTGGAAGGATCGAGGCGTGGCATACGTGACACCAACCTTCCCATCCGGTAATCTCGGAGGAATGGGTCGGAACGAACACATCTCAACCCTGATGGAACGATGCTACCGGAAACTGAAAGGAAACGGTCCGTTTGGAGGAATTTTCTTCTATACAAATCCGGTGGCAATCGCTTTGGACATTGATTTTGTGAAAAATGTGTTAGTGAAAGACTTCCAATACTTCCATGATCGATcgttttaccataacgaaaaagATGATCCACTATCGGGTCACTTATTCGCGATGGAAGGAACCAAGTGGAAGAACTTGCGAGCTAAGCTGACTCCAACATTCACATCcggtaaaatgaaaatgatgttCCCAACCATTACCGCAGTGGCCGAGGAGTTCAAAAAAATTCTTACCCAGGAGGTCACAAACGGGAGTGAAATTGAAATTAAGGAGATTATTGCGAGATTTACCACCGATGTGATTGGAAGTTGTGCTTTTGGTTTAGAGTGTAATAGTTTACACGATCCGGAAGCTCAGTTCAGAAAAATGGGAAGGAAATTTTTCGAGCCTGAATTCTTCAAAGTGTTTAAAAATACGATTGCCCAGCAGTTTCACACAGTTGCTCGCGCATTACATGTAACCACAATCGATGCTGATGTGTCTAAATTTTTCTTGAGTGCTGTGAAAGATACTGTTGAACATCGTGAGAGACATAAGATCGAACGAAATGACTTCATGAACTTGCTtatcaaattgaaaaatatggagCCACTAGACGAGGGTTGCACCAACAATTCGGGGACGTTAACACTCGAAGAAATTTCTGCACAGGCATTCGTTTTCTTCCTGGCAGGGTTCGAAACCTCTTCCACAGCAATGTCGTACTGCTTGTATGAGTTAGCATTGAACCAAGAGCTTCAAGAGAAAGCGCGAAAGGATGTTTTCGAATCCCTGCGGAAACATGGAGCCATGACATACGAAGCGGTGCAGGATATGCATTACGTTGATAACTGTATCAGCG AATCTCTCCGGAAGTATCCGCCCGTATCCGAATTAACACGTTCGATCTCGAAAGATTATAAAGTTCCCAATACAAACATGGTTCTTCAAAAGGGTTTGACTATGATCGTCCCTGTTTACGGTATCCATCACGACCCTGAACACTATCCCAATCCTGAAAAATACGATCCGGATCGATTTTCACCGGAAGAAGTGGCCAAACGAAACCCATACTGCTTTCTTCCGTTCGGTGAAGGACCACGCGTTTGCATTGGTACACGCTTTGGACAGATGCAGGCCCGTGTTGGGATGGCGTATATGCTGAATAATTTCCGGTTCACTTTATCCGACAAAACACCGATTCCGCTAAAAAT